The Longimicrobiaceae bacterium DNA window CCGGGTTTCCGCCGCAAACTCAGTCCTACGAGGCTGCACTCCCTGCGGAAGCACCTGCTGCGGCACCGCTGAGGTCGCTCGATGGCCATCTCGGTCGAAGCTCCTCGAAATCGACTCCGCTGTGGTCCGAAAAGAAGGCCCGCCGGATCTACCCTGATCGTGGGGCCGCATGTCGTTCGTACAGGAGGAGCTACACCTCCGCCACAGCGCTCGTTCGAGGTTCGGTCCGGCCCGCCCACCCTTTCGCGATCAGCGCGGCAAGCACCAGATCGAACCCGATGCAGAGAGCCGCGTATCCGCGAGGCGTGTAGAGGAATCCGGGACCGCTCGAGTGGAGCAATACGTCCCACAGCGTGTGCACCGCCCAACCGAACGCCAGCAGGGCCGGCGAGCGGCGGCGGATCCCGGCCACCGCGATCGCGCCGAACGCCGCCACCCCCGCCAGCTCCACCGCCACTCCACTTACCGACTCGCCCACCACGGCGAAGACGACGTAGATCAGCGCCGCGACCAGGAGCGCCGTCCCATGACGCCGGCCGGGGTTGCGCACGGTGGGCAACCTGAGGATTGCCGCGAAACCCGCCGCCAGTGCCGCCCCGACCACCAGGAGACCTATCTGCTCGATCATCTTCGGTTC harbors:
- a CDS encoding DUF6010 family protein — translated: MIEQIGLLVVGAALAAGFAAILRLPTVRNPGRRHGTALLVAALIYVVFAVVGESVSGVAVELAGVAAFGAIAVAGIRRRSPALLAFGWAVHTLWDVLLHSSGPGFLYTPRGYAALCIGFDLVLAALIAKGWAGRTEPRTSAVAEV